AGGCAGACTGGGACTCGCTGCCCGTCGGCGACACGACGCGCGTATTCCTACGAGATTCCGTAGCGTGGATAAACCAACTGAGCCAGACTCAAATTCGGTGGTACGCTTCCGACACGACGATAGCGACGATCGATTCGAGCGGCTTGGTCCGCGCCAAGAAAATCGGAAGAACGACGATCATCGCGCGTGCGCCCCATCGCATTGCCGAGCACAGCATCGACGTCGTGTCGCTGCACCTCACGCAGATCAACACTGGTGTCGACGGGACGTGCGGTGTCACGACACGGGGCGATGCCGTTTGTTGGGGCGGCTGGCCACTTTCGAACGCACGGGACGGCAGGCTCCCGACCCCGCTCGAGGGTGCGCCACGCCTAACGACAATCAGTGTCGGATTCTCGTTCTTCTGCGGACTTGATGGCACGGGCATGGTGTATTGCGGAGGTGAGAATACCGCTGGCCAGCTCGGCCTGGGCTATGTCAACTCGTACCTGCGCGGTGGCACCGTCAAAGCAGCCGGCCTGCCATCGTTCACGCTCGTCTCCGCCGGCGTCGGCTACGCCTGCGGTATCGCCGGCGACTCCACGGCGTATTGCTGGGGATCGAATGCCGACGGCCAGTTAGGAACCTTGTCCGTTCTCGCGGAGCGGTGCCATGAGATGTTGAAAATCGTCCCGTGCAGCTCGACTCCGATCCGCGTTTCACCGACGTTGCACTTTCGCGATCTCGCGGCCGGCTTTGCGCACACGTGCGGGGTCCTAACGGATGCGACCATCGTGTGTTGGGGCGACAACCGCGATGGTCAGTTAGGCAACGGCTCGCATCGGTCCAGCCCAACACCAGTTCGCGTTGCCAGCGACGCGCATTTCTCCAGCGTCACCGTCGGCGGCAAACACACCTGTGCCGTGACGAGCGACGGACACGGCTACTGCTGGGGCAGCAACCAGTTCGGCGAGTTGGGCTCCGGCGATACCGATGCCGATCACGATGTACCGACGCCGATCGCGGGGGACGCGCGCTACCGCACGCTCTCTGCGACCGGTGATGCCGACACCTGCGGCCTAACGCAGGCCGGCGCAATTCAGTGCTGGGGGTCGTCGCAAGGCGGCGGGGTGAGCCCCCTGAGGGCGACAGAGCATTGCACCAATGGTGCGGGCGATGTGTGGCCATGCGCACGACGGCCTGTTTCACTGGGCGGCGGAGAGAACCTCGTCGTCCTCGCACGATCGCTCGGGGGTGCCATGTGTGGCCTCGATGCGCAAGGTCGCCCGTTCTGCTGGGGAGGATCATGGACCGCGGGTAATCCCTACGCCTGCGGCGAACCGACGCCGCCCGTGCTCGTCGGCGGCGGACCGAGCGCCCTGTGGCTACGGCAATCGACAACTGCGCAGCCCTGACCCAAAGTCTTGACACTTGGAGGGGGAATGCGCGCTCGGTTCGCAGCACTGAATTTTGCGACAAGCGCCGTCGGCCATTCCGCACCGGCGCAGGCGACTACAATCACCGCTCCTTCCCGCGATCACCTACCCGAACTCACACAGGGCTGGCAGGCCGCGTCGGTGCTCGGGTCTCTCCCGCGCCGAGCAATGGCCGCCGGCGGCATTGAGCTGAGAGTGTGGGGCGGGTACGGCCTCGTCCGTCAATCGGTTGTGCGTGTGATTATCCGTCGCGACGATAGCAAGAGAAATTCGATCATGGGACGGCGCGTGCCGTCACGGCATGCCAAGCCGTTTTCCGTCGCGGCTATGCGACGAAATCGCAAACCTCGCGATCAACATTTGAGGAGCCAAGCAAGACGCCGCGCCTAACAACGAATTGTCAGGCGGGGCAA
This portion of the Gemmatimonadaceae bacterium genome encodes:
- a CDS encoding Ig-like domain-containing protein; the encoded protein is MKTGAPDPTTAVTLVRIPCPLPPLDSAALAMHPPPGTQRSRLTTQADWDSLPVGDTTRVFLRDSVAWINQLSQTQIRWYASDTTIATIDSSGLVRAKKIGRTTIIARAPHRIAEHSIDVVSLHLTQINTGVDGTCGVTTRGDAVCWGGWPLSNARDGRLPTPLEGAPRLTTISVGFSFFCGLDGTGMVYCGGENTAGQLGLGYVNSYLRGGTVKAAGLPSFTLVSAGVGYACGIAGDSTAYCWGSNADGQLGTLSVLAERCHEMLKIVPCSSTPIRVSPTLHFRDLAAGFAHTCGVLTDATIVCWGDNRDGQLGNGSHRSSPTPVRVASDAHFSSVTVGGKHTCAVTSDGHGYCWGSNQFGELGSGDTDADHDVPTPIAGDARYRTLSATGDADTCGLTQAGAIQCWGSSQGGGVSPLRATEHCTNGAGDVWPCARRPVSLGGGENLVVLARSLGGAMCGLDAQGRPFCWGGSWTAGNPYACGEPTPPVLVGGGPSALWLRQSTTAQP